A window from Engraulis encrasicolus isolate BLACKSEA-1 chromosome 13, IST_EnEncr_1.0, whole genome shotgun sequence encodes these proteins:
- the LOC134461197 gene encoding transmembrane protein 41A-A-like: protein MRSVLGLILVVLGATFYLYWLSTYLPPLSRQVRIENESAEQGDNAGENQEVFRTVEYRLKFPSDLNELKEMAELLQFYRQEHTSYVLLLFCSAYLYKQAFAIPGSSFLNILAGALFGPWEGLPLACVLTTVGASLCYLLSQAFGKQHIVRLFPEKVAMFQNKVEDNRHSLLFFLLFLRFFPMSPNWFLNMTAPIVNIPITLFALSIFIGLMPYNFICVQTGSMLSELSSLDELLSWATLLQLLAMAVCALLPGALIRHYSHSRLKLDTGPEKNGDVSAERKTK, encoded by the exons ATGCGCTCTGTTTTAGGATTGATTTTGGTAGTTCTCGGCGCAACGTTTTACCTCTATTGGTTGTCTACCTACCTTCCACCACTTAGCCGACAGGTTCGGATAGAAAATGAAAGTGCCGAACAAGGTGATAACGCCGGAGAGAATCAAGAAGTCTTCCGAACAGTGGAATACAG GTTGAAGTTCCCATCAGACCTGAACGAGTTGAAAGAAATGGCTGAGCTCCTGCAATTCTACAGGCAGGAGCACACGTCTTACGTACTGCTACTCTTCTGCAGTGCATACCTCTACAAGCAGGCATTCGCAATCCCTGGTTCCTCATTCCTG AACATCCTGGCGGGGGCTCTGTTTGGCCCGTGGGAGGGCCTCCCTCTGGCCTGCGTCCTCACCACCGTGGGGGCCTCTCTCTGCTACCTGCTCTCCCAGGCCTTTGGCAAGCAGCACATCGTACGCCTCTTCCCTGAGAAGGTCGCCATGTTTCAGAACAAG GTGGAAGACAATAGGCACAGCCTGCTCTTCTTCTTGCTCTTCCTGCGCTTTTTCCCCATGAGCCCCAACTGGTTCCTGAACATGACTGCACCCATCGTCAACATCCCCATCACGCTATTCGCCCTCTCCATCTTCATAG GCCTGATGCCGTACAACTTCATCTGCGTGCAGACGGGCTCCATGCTGTCGGAGCTGAGCTCGCTGGACGAGCTCCTGAGCTGGGCcacgctgctgcagctgctggccATGGCCGTGTGCGCCCTGCTGCCCGGGGCCCTCATCCGCCACTACAGCCACAGCAGGCTCAAGCTGGACACGGGGCCCGAGAAGAACGGCGACGTCAGCGCGGAGCGCAAGACCAAGTGA
- the ehhadh gene encoding peroxisomal bifunctional enzyme isoform X1, which produces MARYEQVHGSVALITLTGPPVNALSAAVRQGITDTVSRALGDPEVKSVVICGQNGVFCGGADIREFAKPTMGGPPLVPMMAAIEEGDKPVVAAIEGVALGGGLELALGCHYRIAHSKARLGLPEVTLGLLPAAGGTQRLPRLIGVAAALDLITTGRHVTAQQALKLGMVDQVAEQNTVEAAIQFAKQVEGKPLLPRKLSLQPTACPPEVDTLLEEAMAQVKRRARGAIAPVACVMAVRAAVTLPYQAGMQKEQELMSTLFRSSQARAMQYCFFAQRAVGRWKLPGGAHSVNTKPRPVTKAAVIGLGTMGRGITVALVKAGIAVVAVETNDKQLQTGKQIVCEMLKREAEKRKETPRLDLVHFTTSLAELKDSDLVIEAVFEDMPLKKQVFKELSSVCRADAFLCSNTSGLDVDELASVTRRPEMVVGMHFFAPAHVMRLLEVVCGRGSSPEAVATAMQLGKRLGKVSVAVGNCSGFVGNRMLKPYLEEANFLLEEGATPELVDAALEEFGFAMGVFRMSDLSGLDVGWRIRKEAGLTGPDVDPRDHPRRRQGRRYSPLPDLVCEQGRLGQKNGRGWYLYDKPGGRVATPDPSIHRFLEDYRLKHAISPRHIDRQEVVERCLFALINEGFRVLDDGIAAGPEDIDMIYVFGYGWPRHRGGPMFYAAMVGLPKVLERLEHYRQAHPDVPHLEPSALLRRLVDSGSPPIDTWRDFLQRPHSQL; this is translated from the exons ATGGCTCGATATGAACAAGTACATGGATCTGTTGCACTAATTACTCTGACGGGTCCACCTGTTAATGCTCTCAG CGCTGCTGTACGCCAAGGCATTACTGATACCGTATCGAGAGCCTTGGGTGACCCCGAGGTCAAATCAGTGGTGATATGTGGACAGAATGGAGTCTTCTGCGGTG GGGCCGACATCCGTGAGTTCGCCAAACCTACCATGGGCGGCCCTCCCCTGGTGCCCATGATGGCTGCTATCGAGGAGGGAGATAAGCCCGTGGTTGCCGCAATAGAGGGAGTGGCGCTCGGCGGAGGTCTGGAGCTGGCCCTCGGCTGCCACTACCGTATCGCACATTCAAAG GCTCGACTTGGTCTTCCAGAGGTGACCCTGGGGCTTCTGCCTGCTGCGGGGGGAACCCAGAGGCTGCCTAGGCTCATAGGGGTGGCAGCTGCCCTGGACCTCATCACCACAG GGCGACATGTAACTGCTCAACAGGCTCTGAAGCTGGGGATGGTCGACCAGGTGGCTGAGCAGAACACTGTGGAGGCCGCCATACAGTTTGCCAAACAGGTTGAAG GCAAACCGCTGCTGCCCCGTAAGCTGAGCCTGCAGCCGACCGCCTGCCCCCCGGAGGTGGACACCCTGCTGGAGGAGGCCATGGCCCAGGTAAAGCGGCGCGCGCGGGGGGCCATCGCCCCCGTGGCCTGTGTCATGGCGGTGCGGGCGGCAGTCACGCTGCCCTACCAGGCGGGCATGCAGAAGGAGCAGGAGCTGATGTCCACCCTGTTCCGCTCCAGCCAGGCGCGGGCCATGCAGTACTGCTTCTTCGCCCAGAGAGCCGTCGGCAGGTGGAAGCTCCCCGGTGGGGCGCACAGCGTCAACACTAAGCCCCGACCTGTCACCAAGGCAGCCGTTATAG GCCTGGGCACCATGGGCAGAGGCATTACCGTGGCTCTCGTCAAGGCAGGCATCGCTGTCGTCGCCGTGGAAACCAACGACAAGCAGCTGCAGACGGGAAAGCAGATCGTGTGCGAGATGCTCAAGCGAGAGgctgagaagaggaaagaaaccCCTCGTCTGGACCTCGTCCACTTCACCACCAGCCTGGCGGAGCTGAAGGACTCTGACCTAGTCATCGAGGCCGTGTTTGAGGACATGCCACTGAAGAAGCAGGTCTTCAAGGAGCTGTCATCGGTGTGCAGAGCCGACGCCTTCCTCTGCTCCAACACGTCTGGCTTAGACGTGGACGAGCTGGCCTCCGTGACCCGGCGGCCGGAGATGGTGGTGGGCATGCACTTCTTCGCCCCGGCCCACGTCATGAGGCTCCTGGAGGTGGTGTGTGGACGCGGCTCCTCGCCCGAGGCGGTGGCCACCGCCATGCAGCTGGGCAAGAGGCTGGGCAAGGTGAGCGTGGCGGTGGGAAACTGCTCGGGGTTCGTGGGTAACCGCATGCTCAAGCCCTACCTGGAGGAGGCCAACTTCCTGCTGGAGGAAGGCGCCACGCCGGAGCTTGTTGACGCGGCGCTGGAGGAGTTCGGTTTCGCCATGGGCGTCTTCAGGATGTCCGATCTGTCTGGCCTGGATGTCGGCTGGAGGATCCGGAAGGAGGCCGGGCTGACTGGCCCCGACGTTGACCCCCGCGACCACCCACGGAGGCGGCAAGGCAGGCGGTACAGCCCCTTGCCCGACCTGGTGTGCGAGCAGGGCCGGCTGGGCCAGAAGAACGGCCGCGGCTGGTACCTGTATGACAAGCCCGGGGGACGCGTCGCCACTCCGGACCCAAGCATCCACCGGTTCCTGGAGGACTACCGCCTCAAGCACGCCATCAGTCCCCGGCACATCGACCGACAGGAGGTGGTGGAGCGGTGCCTGTTCGCCCTCATCAACGAGGGCTTCCGCGTCCTGGACGACGGCATCGCGGCGGGGCCGGAAGACATCGACATGATCTACGTGTTCGGGTACGGCTGGCCGCGGCACAGAGGCGGGCCCATGTTCTACGCCGCCATGGTGGGGCTGCCCAAAGTGCTGGAGCGTCTGGAGCACTACCGGCAGGCCCACCCGGACGTGCCTCACCTGGAGCCCAGTGCTCTGCTGCGGAGGCTGGTGGACAGCGGCAGCCCCCCGATAGACACCTGGAGGGACTTCCTCCAGCGACCGCACAGCCAGCTCTGA
- the ehhadh gene encoding peroxisomal bifunctional enzyme isoform X2, with protein MLSDCFPDSAAVRQGITDTVSRALGDPEVKSVVICGQNGVFCGGADIREFAKPTMGGPPLVPMMAAIEEGDKPVVAAIEGVALGGGLELALGCHYRIAHSKARLGLPEVTLGLLPAAGGTQRLPRLIGVAAALDLITTGRHVTAQQALKLGMVDQVAEQNTVEAAIQFAKQVEGKPLLPRKLSLQPTACPPEVDTLLEEAMAQVKRRARGAIAPVACVMAVRAAVTLPYQAGMQKEQELMSTLFRSSQARAMQYCFFAQRAVGRWKLPGGAHSVNTKPRPVTKAAVIGLGTMGRGITVALVKAGIAVVAVETNDKQLQTGKQIVCEMLKREAEKRKETPRLDLVHFTTSLAELKDSDLVIEAVFEDMPLKKQVFKELSSVCRADAFLCSNTSGLDVDELASVTRRPEMVVGMHFFAPAHVMRLLEVVCGRGSSPEAVATAMQLGKRLGKVSVAVGNCSGFVGNRMLKPYLEEANFLLEEGATPELVDAALEEFGFAMGVFRMSDLSGLDVGWRIRKEAGLTGPDVDPRDHPRRRQGRRYSPLPDLVCEQGRLGQKNGRGWYLYDKPGGRVATPDPSIHRFLEDYRLKHAISPRHIDRQEVVERCLFALINEGFRVLDDGIAAGPEDIDMIYVFGYGWPRHRGGPMFYAAMVGLPKVLERLEHYRQAHPDVPHLEPSALLRRLVDSGSPPIDTWRDFLQRPHSQL; from the exons ATGCTCTCAG ACTGTTTCCCTGACAGCGCTGCTGTACGCCAAGGCATTACTGATACCGTATCGAGAGCCTTGGGTGACCCCGAGGTCAAATCAGTGGTGATATGTGGACAGAATGGAGTCTTCTGCGGTG GGGCCGACATCCGTGAGTTCGCCAAACCTACCATGGGCGGCCCTCCCCTGGTGCCCATGATGGCTGCTATCGAGGAGGGAGATAAGCCCGTGGTTGCCGCAATAGAGGGAGTGGCGCTCGGCGGAGGTCTGGAGCTGGCCCTCGGCTGCCACTACCGTATCGCACATTCAAAG GCTCGACTTGGTCTTCCAGAGGTGACCCTGGGGCTTCTGCCTGCTGCGGGGGGAACCCAGAGGCTGCCTAGGCTCATAGGGGTGGCAGCTGCCCTGGACCTCATCACCACAG GGCGACATGTAACTGCTCAACAGGCTCTGAAGCTGGGGATGGTCGACCAGGTGGCTGAGCAGAACACTGTGGAGGCCGCCATACAGTTTGCCAAACAGGTTGAAG GCAAACCGCTGCTGCCCCGTAAGCTGAGCCTGCAGCCGACCGCCTGCCCCCCGGAGGTGGACACCCTGCTGGAGGAGGCCATGGCCCAGGTAAAGCGGCGCGCGCGGGGGGCCATCGCCCCCGTGGCCTGTGTCATGGCGGTGCGGGCGGCAGTCACGCTGCCCTACCAGGCGGGCATGCAGAAGGAGCAGGAGCTGATGTCCACCCTGTTCCGCTCCAGCCAGGCGCGGGCCATGCAGTACTGCTTCTTCGCCCAGAGAGCCGTCGGCAGGTGGAAGCTCCCCGGTGGGGCGCACAGCGTCAACACTAAGCCCCGACCTGTCACCAAGGCAGCCGTTATAG GCCTGGGCACCATGGGCAGAGGCATTACCGTGGCTCTCGTCAAGGCAGGCATCGCTGTCGTCGCCGTGGAAACCAACGACAAGCAGCTGCAGACGGGAAAGCAGATCGTGTGCGAGATGCTCAAGCGAGAGgctgagaagaggaaagaaaccCCTCGTCTGGACCTCGTCCACTTCACCACCAGCCTGGCGGAGCTGAAGGACTCTGACCTAGTCATCGAGGCCGTGTTTGAGGACATGCCACTGAAGAAGCAGGTCTTCAAGGAGCTGTCATCGGTGTGCAGAGCCGACGCCTTCCTCTGCTCCAACACGTCTGGCTTAGACGTGGACGAGCTGGCCTCCGTGACCCGGCGGCCGGAGATGGTGGTGGGCATGCACTTCTTCGCCCCGGCCCACGTCATGAGGCTCCTGGAGGTGGTGTGTGGACGCGGCTCCTCGCCCGAGGCGGTGGCCACCGCCATGCAGCTGGGCAAGAGGCTGGGCAAGGTGAGCGTGGCGGTGGGAAACTGCTCGGGGTTCGTGGGTAACCGCATGCTCAAGCCCTACCTGGAGGAGGCCAACTTCCTGCTGGAGGAAGGCGCCACGCCGGAGCTTGTTGACGCGGCGCTGGAGGAGTTCGGTTTCGCCATGGGCGTCTTCAGGATGTCCGATCTGTCTGGCCTGGATGTCGGCTGGAGGATCCGGAAGGAGGCCGGGCTGACTGGCCCCGACGTTGACCCCCGCGACCACCCACGGAGGCGGCAAGGCAGGCGGTACAGCCCCTTGCCCGACCTGGTGTGCGAGCAGGGCCGGCTGGGCCAGAAGAACGGCCGCGGCTGGTACCTGTATGACAAGCCCGGGGGACGCGTCGCCACTCCGGACCCAAGCATCCACCGGTTCCTGGAGGACTACCGCCTCAAGCACGCCATCAGTCCCCGGCACATCGACCGACAGGAGGTGGTGGAGCGGTGCCTGTTCGCCCTCATCAACGAGGGCTTCCGCGTCCTGGACGACGGCATCGCGGCGGGGCCGGAAGACATCGACATGATCTACGTGTTCGGGTACGGCTGGCCGCGGCACAGAGGCGGGCCCATGTTCTACGCCGCCATGGTGGGGCTGCCCAAAGTGCTGGAGCGTCTGGAGCACTACCGGCAGGCCCACCCGGACGTGCCTCACCTGGAGCCCAGTGCTCTGCTGCGGAGGCTGGTGGACAGCGGCAGCCCCCCGATAGACACCTGGAGGGACTTCCTCCAGCGACCGCACAGCCAGCTCTGA
- the ehhadh gene encoding peroxisomal bifunctional enzyme isoform X3 gives MESSAVVGADIREFAKPTMGGPPLVPMMAAIEEGDKPVVAAIEGVALGGGLELALGCHYRIAHSKARLGLPEVTLGLLPAAGGTQRLPRLIGVAAALDLITTGRHVTAQQALKLGMVDQVAEQNTVEAAIQFAKQVEGKPLLPRKLSLQPTACPPEVDTLLEEAMAQVKRRARGAIAPVACVMAVRAAVTLPYQAGMQKEQELMSTLFRSSQARAMQYCFFAQRAVGRWKLPGGAHSVNTKPRPVTKAAVIGLGTMGRGITVALVKAGIAVVAVETNDKQLQTGKQIVCEMLKREAEKRKETPRLDLVHFTTSLAELKDSDLVIEAVFEDMPLKKQVFKELSSVCRADAFLCSNTSGLDVDELASVTRRPEMVVGMHFFAPAHVMRLLEVVCGRGSSPEAVATAMQLGKRLGKVSVAVGNCSGFVGNRMLKPYLEEANFLLEEGATPELVDAALEEFGFAMGVFRMSDLSGLDVGWRIRKEAGLTGPDVDPRDHPRRRQGRRYSPLPDLVCEQGRLGQKNGRGWYLYDKPGGRVATPDPSIHRFLEDYRLKHAISPRHIDRQEVVERCLFALINEGFRVLDDGIAAGPEDIDMIYVFGYGWPRHRGGPMFYAAMVGLPKVLERLEHYRQAHPDVPHLEPSALLRRLVDSGSPPIDTWRDFLQRPHSQL, from the exons ATGGAGTCTTCTGCGGTGGTAG GGGCCGACATCCGTGAGTTCGCCAAACCTACCATGGGCGGCCCTCCCCTGGTGCCCATGATGGCTGCTATCGAGGAGGGAGATAAGCCCGTGGTTGCCGCAATAGAGGGAGTGGCGCTCGGCGGAGGTCTGGAGCTGGCCCTCGGCTGCCACTACCGTATCGCACATTCAAAG GCTCGACTTGGTCTTCCAGAGGTGACCCTGGGGCTTCTGCCTGCTGCGGGGGGAACCCAGAGGCTGCCTAGGCTCATAGGGGTGGCAGCTGCCCTGGACCTCATCACCACAG GGCGACATGTAACTGCTCAACAGGCTCTGAAGCTGGGGATGGTCGACCAGGTGGCTGAGCAGAACACTGTGGAGGCCGCCATACAGTTTGCCAAACAGGTTGAAG GCAAACCGCTGCTGCCCCGTAAGCTGAGCCTGCAGCCGACCGCCTGCCCCCCGGAGGTGGACACCCTGCTGGAGGAGGCCATGGCCCAGGTAAAGCGGCGCGCGCGGGGGGCCATCGCCCCCGTGGCCTGTGTCATGGCGGTGCGGGCGGCAGTCACGCTGCCCTACCAGGCGGGCATGCAGAAGGAGCAGGAGCTGATGTCCACCCTGTTCCGCTCCAGCCAGGCGCGGGCCATGCAGTACTGCTTCTTCGCCCAGAGAGCCGTCGGCAGGTGGAAGCTCCCCGGTGGGGCGCACAGCGTCAACACTAAGCCCCGACCTGTCACCAAGGCAGCCGTTATAG GCCTGGGCACCATGGGCAGAGGCATTACCGTGGCTCTCGTCAAGGCAGGCATCGCTGTCGTCGCCGTGGAAACCAACGACAAGCAGCTGCAGACGGGAAAGCAGATCGTGTGCGAGATGCTCAAGCGAGAGgctgagaagaggaaagaaaccCCTCGTCTGGACCTCGTCCACTTCACCACCAGCCTGGCGGAGCTGAAGGACTCTGACCTAGTCATCGAGGCCGTGTTTGAGGACATGCCACTGAAGAAGCAGGTCTTCAAGGAGCTGTCATCGGTGTGCAGAGCCGACGCCTTCCTCTGCTCCAACACGTCTGGCTTAGACGTGGACGAGCTGGCCTCCGTGACCCGGCGGCCGGAGATGGTGGTGGGCATGCACTTCTTCGCCCCGGCCCACGTCATGAGGCTCCTGGAGGTGGTGTGTGGACGCGGCTCCTCGCCCGAGGCGGTGGCCACCGCCATGCAGCTGGGCAAGAGGCTGGGCAAGGTGAGCGTGGCGGTGGGAAACTGCTCGGGGTTCGTGGGTAACCGCATGCTCAAGCCCTACCTGGAGGAGGCCAACTTCCTGCTGGAGGAAGGCGCCACGCCGGAGCTTGTTGACGCGGCGCTGGAGGAGTTCGGTTTCGCCATGGGCGTCTTCAGGATGTCCGATCTGTCTGGCCTGGATGTCGGCTGGAGGATCCGGAAGGAGGCCGGGCTGACTGGCCCCGACGTTGACCCCCGCGACCACCCACGGAGGCGGCAAGGCAGGCGGTACAGCCCCTTGCCCGACCTGGTGTGCGAGCAGGGCCGGCTGGGCCAGAAGAACGGCCGCGGCTGGTACCTGTATGACAAGCCCGGGGGACGCGTCGCCACTCCGGACCCAAGCATCCACCGGTTCCTGGAGGACTACCGCCTCAAGCACGCCATCAGTCCCCGGCACATCGACCGACAGGAGGTGGTGGAGCGGTGCCTGTTCGCCCTCATCAACGAGGGCTTCCGCGTCCTGGACGACGGCATCGCGGCGGGGCCGGAAGACATCGACATGATCTACGTGTTCGGGTACGGCTGGCCGCGGCACAGAGGCGGGCCCATGTTCTACGCCGCCATGGTGGGGCTGCCCAAAGTGCTGGAGCGTCTGGAGCACTACCGGCAGGCCCACCCGGACGTGCCTCACCTGGAGCCCAGTGCTCTGCTGCGGAGGCTGGTGGACAGCGGCAGCCCCCCGATAGACACCTGGAGGGACTTCCTCCAGCGACCGCACAGCCAGCTCTGA
- the LOC134461196 gene encoding uncharacterized protein LOC134461196 produces MEVPVFLGLNCPLWMICAVLNMFFIFCLFFPRSGSKEIKQPLKILLSVIVVCAAILQIFFLQKMVMGSSALYTTLYRIINIILKDLVEISMTTTMWLNVFYFSQIVPAEKGPLKWLKTNIKLFIYCALIFDWAFLLSNGLFDIVSHVKSAQNANNATANATHAVNKQAQGDSTAIGLFVCEISYLLLCLFVMMMTSVATVSYLRAHMKTVKDSDLSSSLRSQARVTITGIIQTVLYSVCNAWIISYMIKTTFFETTFDKKSHVFYTIISIYSLGTALNLAVGQSVFRVRAAELWRKVSTKK; encoded by the coding sequence ATGGAAGTCCCTGTATTTTTAGGTCTGAACTGTCCTCTTTGGATGATATGTGCTGTCCTCAACATGTTTTTCATATTTTGcctattttttccaagaagtgGATCCAAGGAGATCAAACAGCCCTTGAAAATATTGCTGTCCGTGATTGTGGTCTGCGCTGCCATCCTCCAGATCTTTTTTCTTCAGAAGATGGTCATGGGGTCCTCCGCTCTCTACACGACTCTCTACAGAATCATCAACATTATACTGAAAGACCTTGTGGAGATCAGCATGACCACAACCATGTGGCTCAACGTCTTCTACTTCTCTCAGATTGTCCCTGCCGAGAAGGGTCCGCTCAAGTGGCTTAAGACAAACATCAAGCTGTTCATCTACTGCGCGTTGATCTTCGACTGGGCCTTTCTCCTCTCAAATGGACTTTTTGACATTGTCTCACATGTGAAATCAGCACAAAATGCCAACAATGCCACGGCCAATGCCACCCACGCAGTCAACAAACAAGCTCAAGGTGACAGCACTGCAAtagggttgtttgtgtgtgaaatctCATATTTACTTCTATGTCtgtttgtgatgatgatgactagCGTTGCAACAGTGTCGTACCTCAGGGCTCATATGAAGACCGTGAAGGATAGTGATCTCTCATCTTCTCTAAGGAGCCAGGCCAGAGTGACAATAACCGGTATTATTCAAACGGTCCTATACAGCGTGTGCAACGCGTGGATCATCAGTTACATGATCAAAACCACCTTCTTCGAAACCACATTCGACAAGAAGAGTCACGTCTTCTACACCATCATATCCATATACTCTCTTGGTACAGCACTCAACCTTGCAGTTGGCCAATCTGTGTTTAGGGTGAGAGCCGCTGAGCTGTGGCGCAAAGTTTCAACCAAGAAATAG